The Mauremys reevesii isolate NIE-2019 linkage group 1, ASM1616193v1, whole genome shotgun sequence genome segment GACCTTGGGGGGGTGTAGGGGAGacttggagcaggggctgggtttggcctctgggctctgctcctggttgGGCAGGCGGCAGGAACATCTGTAGGGACTCCAGGATCCTCTTGGGCAGGCCCCATCTCCGCTCCAGGGCCAGTTTCCTGACGTGTGACTCCAGGTGCTCCCTGGTTTCCGTGTGCAGGAAGAGCAGGCTGCCCGTGGTGACGCTCTcgctggctggggcctgggcctgcCTCGGGGGTCCCCTCCCAGGCGGTGAGGGTGTGAACGCGCCCAGGGATCTCAGCACCACCCGCGGTAAGCCCCACTCGTGCTGGAGCTTCTTTCTCAGGATGTGGCTCTCCAGATGGTCCCTGGCCTCGGCTGTGATCAGAGGCGGCCCCGTGACCAGAGGCGGCTCCTTGTAACCGTTCCTCTCCGGCTCCTCAGCCCCAATGCGTCCAGCCAGGCCCATCTGAATCCGGGCCCTCCCTGCTGCACGCCCCAGCGGCACAGCTGGAGCCTTCGGCATCATCCTCTGCAGAGACGCCGCCTGCAGCGTGGGCAGCCCCCAGAAATGCACCAGCTGCTTGTGTCTCACGTTCATGTCCAGTGTATTCACAGCCGTGggcggcaggcagagcagggagccgcccctgggtttgGGGGGCTTCTGGCCTGCACAGATCAGCCTGGGGAGGCGGATCCTCTCCCCGTCCCTGGCCACTCTCTGGGATCTCTTCACCAGGGCCGGCCTCACCCCCAGCCTGATCTCTAGGCACTTCCTCGCGAGGTGCCGCTGGAGCTTGTCCCTCCGCTCGGCAGCAAGGCCATGGGTTCTGCTGTCTCCTGCCAAGCGGCTGCCTGCGGGGACGTCTGGCTGGCTGGGCCTCAGCCGGCTTTGCCCGACGCCCCTTTCTCCACCGGCCCCAGGAAGCTGCGGGCCAGCCGGCAGGGCAGTAGCAGCAAACAGCCGCAAGGACTCCTGGATCCTCCGGGGAAGGCCCCACCTCCGCTGCAGCGTCATCTTCCGGAGGTGACGCTCCAGGTGGCCTCTCGTGTCCCCGTCCATGAGCGAAGTCTCCTGCCCCAGGATGAGGACGTGCAGCTCGGCGCGTTGGCGGGCTGCGGTCGGCCCCGGCAGCGGGGGCTCCGGCACAAAGGCTCTGAGCGACCGTTCGATGAGTGCAGGGAAGCCCCATtcgtgctgcagcctcttcttccTGACGTGCAGCTCGAGGGCCTCTCTGGCCTCTGGGCCCAGGAACAGAGCCTCCCGTGCCCAGAACTCGACTTCAGCCTCACGGGGTGGAACCGGCCCAGGGGGTGCCCTGGGGACCATCCTGCTGAGGGACTGGGTGTAGAGAgtgcccaggccccacagggccgtgagatgtttgtgctgcacattcagCTCTAGGTGGCAGACGCCCACCGGGTGCACGAAGGGCAGCAGGGGGTTCCTGGCTTTCggggccctgtccccagcagggatcagcttggggaggggcagccGGGACACGAGATGCAGCCTTTGCCAAGAGCGTCTCACTGCAGCGGGGACGGCCCCCAGCCGCATCTCCACACATTTCTTTGCCACGTGGATCTGCAGCCGCTCCTGAGCGTCACGTCCCAGGCTGAGCCGTGGGTGGGGAGCAGCAACCACTCTCCTGGCTTTCCCCACGCCCCGCTCCAGGTGCACGGTGCTCTTGTGCCAGGGCAGCAGGAAAGGCCCTTCTGTATCCTTTTCTGTACGGCTGCGAGGCCTGAACTCCgcaggggctgaggcaggctggAGCAGCCGCACCGACTCCTGGATCCTCCTGGGAAGCCCCCAGCGCCGGTGCATGAGTCTCTTGcggaggctgagctccagctcTCGTCTGCTGCCCTCTCTGAGGAAGAACAGCTCGGGCTGGAGAACGGCCACGTCCCCGTCGGCTGGCggaggggccttgggctggccagggtggggggcagccgcCATCAGGCTCCGCATGGCTTTCTGGACTATGAGAGGCAGCCCCCACtcgtgctgcagcctcttcttccTTACGTGCAGCTCCAGGGCCTCTCTGGCCTCCGGGCCCAGGAACAGAGCCTCCCGCGCCCAGAACTCGACTTCAGCCTCACGGGGTGGAACCGGCCCAGGGGGTGCCCTGGGGACCATCCTGCTGAGGGACTGGGTGTAGAGAgtgcccaggccccacagggccgtgagatgtttgtgctgcacattcagCTCTAGGTGGCAGACGCCCACCGGGTGCACGAAGGGCAGCAGGGGGTTCCTGGCTTTCGGGGGCCTGTCCCCAGCAGGGatcagcttggggaggggcagccGGGATACGAGATGCAGCCTTTGCCAAGAGCGTCTCACTGCAGTGGGGACGGCCCCCAGCCGGATCTCCACACATTTCTTTGCCACATGGATCTGCAGCCGCTCCTGAGCGTCACGTCCCAGGCTGAGCCGCTGGTGGGGAGCAGCGACCGCTCTCCTGGCTTTCCCCATGCCCCGCTCCAGGTGCACGGTGCTCTTGTGCCAGGGCAGCAGGAAAGGCCCTTCTGCATCCTTTTCTGTACGGCTGCGAGGCCTGAACTCCgcaggggctgaggcaggctggagcagccgcaccgactcctggatcctcctgggcagcccccagCGCCGGTGCATGAGTCTCTTGcggaggctgagctccagctcTCGTCTGCTGCCCTCTCTGAGGAAGAACAGCTCGGGCTGGAGAACGGCCACGTCCTCGTCAGCTGGCggaggggccttgggctggccggggcgggggggagccgcCATCAGGCCCCGCATGGATTTGTGGATGATCAGAGGCAGCCCCCACtcgtgctgcagcctcttcttcctcacgtgcagctccagctcctcccGGGCTCCCGGTGGGAGGAAGGTCAGCTCCTGCTCCGTGAACTCGGCCCCAGCTGTGCGGGAGCTGGAGGGCGGCGGGGCGGGCGAGGGGCCTGCGTGGAACAGCTTGGCCAGGGACTGTCGGTAGAGCGTGGGCAGCCCCCACCTGAAGCTCAGGTGCTTGTGGAGAAGGTTGAGCTCCAGGTGATCCGAGGCCGCCTGCTCCAGGAAGAGCAGCTCCCGGGGCCGCAGCTCCAGGGATCTCTGGCCCGGCCGAATCAGCCGGGGCAAGGGGAGCTTTCCCACCCGGCGGGCGGCTTCCTGTGACTGTTGGGCCCTGCGGGGGATCAGGCCCAGACGGATCTCTATGTTTTTCCTGGTCACATGTCTCTCCAGCAGCTGGTGGCACGTGTCCCGGCTGAGCTGCTGGCGCCATGCAGTTCCCAGGGGCCTGGCTAAGGAGACAGCCACCGCTGTGGGGCCCACGGGTGCCGCCCTGGAGGGTGATTCTCTTGGAGCCCTTCTCGCTGATAGCCCCCTGAGCGGCCGGCTGGCCCTTCTGCCTTGAGTGTCTGGATGTGTCCCCGGAGCTGCGGTCGTGGGGAGCATGAAGCCCCACAgggactcctgcaccctcctgggAAGCCCCCACCTCCTCTCGGCCACCCTCCGCCGGATTTGGGCTTCCAGCTCCCTCTTGGTGGCCAGAGGGATGGGAGGGGCCCTGCTGCTGACACGGAGCTCCATGGCTGCCGGCCGGTCGCTCCCCTTGGGCCTGGGGCGCGTGGGTGGCATGAAACACCTCAGCGATCGCCGCACCAGGCCCGGCAGGCCCCATTCGTGCTGCAGCCGCTTCTTCAGGACATGCCTCTCCAGCAGCTCCCGGCCCTCGGGGGCCATGAAGGGGGTCTCCAGGGGGCAGAACTCGATGGCcacacccaggggcagcaggggggtgggtgGCACGGGCGGGCAGGGCACCATCTTGGCCAGGGACTCCGCGTacagggtggggagagcccagaggTACTGGATGTGCTTGTGCCTCACATTGAGCTCCACGCTGCCTTTGGAGCAGGATGCGGGAGCAGGAGGTGATCCTGGCCCGGCAGGGACCCACGCGCTGGCCCTGTCGGCATATACCAGCCGCTCGGCTTGCCAGGCCGCCTCATTGCACAGGGCACAGTCTGAGTTGTCACACAGCAACTGGCGGATGGAGCTGCGCCTGGCGGCTTGGCGAGCACGGTGTGGGGGGTCCCGGCACAGCCGGTCACGCGGCTGTTTCACCCACTGCTTCTTTGCACCTAAAACAGAACAGCAGAGAGGGCTTCTGAGGAGAGATGGGGCCTGAACGTAGCGGCGGCCACGGGCACCCGAACCGTGACCCCACCCACCCGTACCACCCCAaccccgaatccccactcccaCACTGCTCCTAACCCCTAGACCCTGCCCCATGCCACTCCTTCTCCCAGCGCCCTGCCCGCCTGTGACCCATTCCccctgagtcctcgctcccacacCAAGCCCCGCTCCTCTGCCACTgcttccctccaagagcctgctaCCCGCTTGCTCTTTCTTCTCTGCATGCCCTGCCTCTTGCTCGCCCTTACAGCCAGTCCAAAGTCAGAGGGCATGGCCCCCCGGCCCCCTCATTCCagtgccctggccccaggccacTCTGCGCTGCTGCTCCAGAACCAGGCATGCTGAGCTTGTGAGAGCCCGGAGCCCGATGAAACACTCCGCCAGCACCACGCCAGGCCCCCTCTCAAACACTGCCAGTGCTGTGAACCTGGCCACGGTGAAGTCCCAGCGCCGGGAATCTGGCCCAGGCATCGTGCCAGGGCCGTGAATCTGGCCGGTGTGCTATCCCAGTACCAAAAACCCGAATGGCACATGGTCCTGGTGCAAATAACCCAGCCAGTGTCCCATCCTGCAGAAATGGGTCTCGCCAGTGTGCGGGATCCCAGGAAATCTCTCTGGCAAATGTCAGGGGCTGGCGGCACCTAGCAGCCTTGGCCTTGCAAGCCCTGGTATGATGCACAGCAATGGAGTGCCAGGGGGCTACACCCCTATCCAAGACAGAGCAGATGGGGTGAAATAAAGACAAGAtctgctgggcagtgggcagtgcctcctgctggcaaagCTGCCCTGTTCTGGGAAGGGCAGGTAGCTCCCCCCCGATGCTCACCATTAGCCTGCGCAAAGCCCTGGAGGACATGGGGACAACCTGCCAGAGGGGACAATCGGGTGTTTGCATCCATCACTGCAAAGCCCCCAGACGACGATTCGTTAGCAGCATGTCAGCTTATcccggctccagtcagcaccttggctcctgctcccatccccagGGGCAGGCCAAGTCTGGGAGGCCTCGTGTGGGACCCCTGGGCCAGGGTGGAGGGCTTGGGAGAAGCCCTGGGATTCTGAGCCAGGGAGCCGTTAGGGAGCGTGAGGCAGGGCCTTACCTTCTCCCTCGTCCTCCGTCCCCCTCCACCGGAGCCTGCTGACCAGAAGAGCCTGCGGGAGCCAAGGAAGCGGCAGAGTTACGTGGTACCCAGACTGAGGCCGTGCAGTGCCAGCCTCCCGCCCAGCCCAGTGCCAGGGGTGCCCATGcttccctccacctcctgcagctggggaaCTTCACGATCCTTCGGCCATGCCCCGGGCTCCCCACCCAAGTGTCATTGGAACAATCCTGggtcccccaccccccgacatCGGGGCATCGCCACACCAGAGTGGGTGATTTCTGCCCCCAGTGTTATGAGTCGAATGGGGACCAGGCCCTTGGGCTTCGCAATGTGCTCTggcttcctcttctctccccgtCTCCCCTGGTTCCCACCTGCGAGCCCAGCTCCCCAACTGATCTGGGACCCAAGGCAGGATCCCCAACTGACCAAACCCAAAGATCTGTCCTGGattccctctttctccccccacctcttgCCTGCCCTCTCCCTGGCCGGCTGGGAGGCCAGGGACCCAGGAAAGCTTGTGGCtttgggagggagctgggagggtttgTTCAGCTTCCCCCAGCGGAGAGAAATAACTGGCCAGAGCCGGCTTAGTGCCAGGGGTGCCGGGAACCCTGGGACCACGAGGGAGAGCCCTGGCATTTCTAGCACTAGCTGGTGGTCGGTGCAGTAAGGAACAACCAATGAATGGAGCCACGAGCTCTGTCTGTGgccctgtctctcgctgtggaTGTGCCCCACCAGCCCAACGGGGCCTGGTTAGAACAGGGGGCCTCGGGCacttccacccacccacccaccctcccttccaTGAGGCTGTGTCCAGGCAAGCTCTGCTGAGAGCGCAGgaaggcttgggggtggggggttggggagggtccTCCTACCATCCTGCTTCTCCAGGAGAAGCTGTGCTGCGTCGCCATGGCCACCCAGATGACCAGGACCAGAAGGATGCAGGTGTACAACACCCAGGAGCTGTCAAAGCAGGCACAGAACCAGCTCTGCATGATCCCCACTCCTGCGTCAAACATGCTGGGGAGGACGGTCTGGACGCGCACTGGGCGTGGAGACACTACACTCCCTGCTACTGCTGTGGCTGGATCTCGCCTGAGGGGCTGTTTGTTCCAGTGACGCATCATAAAGGGCCAGGACCAGGCGGGTCCTGACATCACAAAGGGACTGCAGGCATCAGAGGTGGGCAAgaccctggctccctgcagcccctccccagccccccatgtaggtacttagagaCTGTGACTGAGTCACCCCGTAACCTTCTCTTCATTAAGCAAAAGAGATAGAGCTCCTCAGTCTCTCACTAGGCGGCAGGGTTTCTAACCTGTGAATCAGTCTTGAGGCTTTTTTCTGACTTCTCTTTCATTGATAACATCCTTCTGGAATGGCATTCACCAGCATAACCCCTTGGAGAATGGCATTAAATTGGAGTAACACCAAAGTGAATCAGGCAGGCGCTGTGAGGCTCTGGATGGGACTGGTCCCCAGACCGGGTGTCTGTCTGTCAACATCCACCGGCCAATGTCAGAAGACatgatactgagctagatggacctttggtctgacccagtatggccgttcttatgtgccaCCATCTTCCACCCTGGCACTGTTCAATTCAGAGACAGGGAGAGGagaattttcagaagaaaatCTGATTAAGCAATTCTCTGCTCAGTATGACTAAGGATATCTTCATTTACTGTACACATTCACACAACATTGCCCATGCTTGCATTTAACTTCTTCTCCTACAACGAAAAGTTGAAACCTTTGTCTTGTTAACTTGGGGATGGAATGGACGCCATCTTCAGATTTAAACTTTGTAAGGAAAAACGTGTGCACACACTTTTCTGGGttccttttccttcaacaggctCATCTGCACGCATCTAGTGGGACTGGCTAGACTGTAGGAGAGTCTCTAACAAATTCTGGCTTGTGGCATGGCTGGAGTCCCTCATCGcatctcctccctgccacccttcctcctTGCTGTTCATGGCAGGGGGCTTTGTCTCAGACACCTCCAAGATATCCATGGTGATTTTTAGGGTGCTGGTGGAGTTtctgccaagtatggcatgcaaTTCATTGTAAAAGAGGCAGTTATGCGAGGCAGCATCAGTTCTATTGTTGCCCCTCCTGAAACCTATGATGTTCCTGGTGaagttcctttgctttcatgcagcactgctgatCCCCTGCATCCCCCAGGCATTCTTCACATAGATGTCCACATTTCTGTGGCTAGTCTATAGCTGTGCTTACACAGAGtcttctccccacagccccaacaTATCCAATACTTCCTGTCTCCTCCAAGCAGGAGCACATCTAGTGCATGGAGCTGGCATGGTCAGTTGGGCACTTGTAAACAATGAGCGTGAGCTGCTAAGTGTGCTCACTGTCGCCTATGATTAATTTAGGGTGCAAAATGCACAAGGCTCTAATAACAGGTTATTTTATCAGGTGGCTATTTGAGATTTGTTATGGGAAATTAGATCGTTGAGACATGTGCATAGAAACACAAAGACTTTATTTAGTACCCAAATTCATACAAGTATACAAGCATACAAGCAGCCACAGAAAGAAAGATAAGTGTAGCAAAATGACCTCCTGCATTGCATATACCCACAACCTTATGGAGACAAGACAATCAGAAGTGAAGATGGAATGAACAGGAAGTGGAGAAGCACCATAGAGGGAAGGATAATAAGGTTTCCATTGTCCTGTCATCCCAATATCCCAATGAGGAGATGGCCTCACAATCTTTTATAACCCTTTTTTCCTTACATTCTCACACATCCAGGATGGTATTTGATTAAGTCTCAGCATCTTCCCATCTTTGtttgatcatattggtcccttctggccttggaatctatgaatcttacaGCACCTCTGTAGCCACTGTCACTTATGGCAGCTCTTTCTTCTCTTACGCCCCTCCCCCGGAGCCAGCtcccaaggatcacagtgggagAATCAGGCATTTCCTTTCCTGCTTCTGCCACTTTGccagctccagcccctcctcccattcAGTTCCTGCTCCTTTTGAGCATCACTCTGATTcttctttctctccccttccataCCGCTGCCATCTACCCAGTGACTCATCTCTGACATCTGGCTCTCCCTCTTCCTCTCATCTCAGTCACCCAACCACATCCTTAGTGACCTCAGCTTCCACTTTCAAGTCCCATCGGATCCATTAATCACCTTCGGCCTCAGTTGATCTTCAGCCCTGAATTAACTTTTTCACTCACCAATGTAATTGCTCACCTGACATTGTCTTTCACCGTATTGCTTTTCTAATCTCTCCTTCAGAGTTCCCTTTCTCTGGCCACACACCTCCACTCCTTCAATACTGCACACTCACCTatgctccctcccctccaccagacCCCTCCAAGATCTccaagggtacgtttacacttaccaggacggtcgacgcggcgagttcgactgctcgtagttcgaactatcgcgtctgatctagacgcgatagttcgaaccccggaagcgctagttcgaactccggtactccaccgcggcaggaggagttgccggagtcgaccttggagccgcggagttcgcttcgcgcgtctggacggtaagtcgaactagggtagttcgaattcagctacgttattcacgtagctgaattcgcgtaccctagttcgacccccgagcttagtgtagaccagggcatagTCATCATTGTCCATGACTATTCAGCCTCTTCcttcctgctctctcctctcctccactgaCTCGTTGATTCAtccaaaacactttttttttccagccacaaaacttttttccccttctcccacTGTAAAGTCAATCTTGTCAGCCCACAACTCTGGTACATCCCTACATTCATTTCTTTTATTCGTTCTCCTGTGCATCCGGAGACTTCAGGCACTTACTGCTATGGGAAGGGCTAGAGATCCCATGAGAATAACCTTAACAGTATGTTCATAGTTTTGCTTACAGCCCCAAATAGGAGTAAGACATGCACAGGTGTGCAAGAATGAAAAAATAATGGGGGGAGTTGATACATTTTGTGAACCTGAAAAACATCATCTAGTTCTAGATGAAAATGTGACGCTGGCagatcaggtgccagctcatgccaagggcTCAGCTGAACATTGGCTCACTTTGTGTTACTATTGTTAAAGCAGGTATTAGATTTATGAAAATGTATTtagtatttagtgtttagactttatgaaacacttgtaaattgctgcatgcatttatCTCATGATATCTGTATCCCGTGTTATGAGGTAATATTTAAGTGCTTGCTCTGTGATTCTAAAAGTGTTTGTGATGAAACTGAAACCCCCAAAGTCAGGAAAGAAGCATTCccagtgtgaaatactagtttaccacagGAGGTGTTAGGTCCTGCCCAGAAGAAGGCCCactgaaaccaaatgagccattgtggaatatcagaggacaaaagactttgttgattgcttcccccacacccatgaaGGAGAAATGTGCAGGTGGACTTGTTCCATAAGCTTGAACTCTgggagaagggaataaaaatccttgACAAGAAGAAActatctctatgctgcttggactgtAAGAAAacaagatttctaagcataagcaagagatccccagctgcttagtcTGGGTTAGCCCTAACAGATATATACAGTTTGCTTATTATACCAACTTCTATCATCTTCTGAAACCTAAGACTGTAAATCATTGGTATATGTATGTTTATCTCCTTAACATTGTAAACAACTCTcttatttctttttattattacagGGTGGGCTACCaacgttgtctttggtgtaagatctaaggtgtaattgacctggggtaagtgacttagcctttgggactgggagtaacctgaatattgctatGATTTTTGGAGTATGGGACCAAAGGCAAGCTTGCAAGGTAAACTGGAGTATCCCAGGgtactgtctgtgactccatggttagGCTGTTAAaatgcctgaggagtttacacttgatacaTGTCAAATccaagtatagaactcacaaccagtttgggtTTTGTGCCTtgcttaacagtctgccctgaggttgtcACTCACACtcttgagccactccagacagcatgacagaaAATTTAGTGGGGTTCTAATTTTATTTAAATCCATTTCACTCTGCCATGCCATAAAACAGCATAAATAATAACCTACAGACTATTTTTCTGTGCTTTATAAAGAAGTACCAGAGATTCCCATTTTGTTACAGCTATGGCAAAGATATATTTATAAAGTGGCTGATGTATATCAAGTGTCAGTTGTATGCTAATGACAAAATTTATTTATTGAGGGTAATAAATACTGATTAAGTCCATGGAAAATGACAGATTTTAATACTCATGAACCCAATTTATAATAATAACAGACTTGTAACTTTCACCCAATGACTAAGATCATGTTGGCTGGCAACAGAAATTAATGCATTTAATTAACATCGAAAAGTTAAACTGTGATAAGAAGTAATTAGACATAATATTTTGCTGTAAGTCTTTTATAATACAGTGAAACCTGTTTTAAGCAAGCACTCACCCAAGGGAACTGCTAAAATCAGTTGCCTGCAGAGATGTGCTTTTAACAGGTCAAGCAAAATTATACTGGCATCCTTGGAGTTATTTTAATATAGTGGTTTAAGACAATGGGGTCCCTTCTGGAGTTTATCAACCATAGTCTGGGGATGATAGTTTTTGTTTTGATATTAATTTGTTACAGTGAGTGCATGGATGTTGATAAACTagttttaaaaaagctaatggcACAACGTGGCTATTTACATGCTCTATAGCATCCTATCAAAAGAAGCTTTGTGCTTTCCTGACTGTGACTCACTCTCCGGAGCGTGTACCTAGAGTTCAGACACCAGCATTGGCTGGAAAAGCACTCTGGGGTTGGTATGAAAACAAGCATATCAAATTATATAATTATCCCTCCTCCAAGCCAAATAACCCAGCTAGCTCTTCCAGCTCGATCTCACAGAAGTGTTGGTGTCAGACGTCTAGGAACAAACTCAGAATTACAGGGCATGAGTGTATAAAATGAATGTGCTTTCAGCTTAAAAAACTGGCAGGCTTTCCTGATTTTcaccctctagagcagtggtgggcaacccgcGGCCCTTCAGGGTAACCTGATtgtgggctgcgagacattttgctgacattgaccatctgcaggcacggccgctcgcagctcccagtggccacagttcaccattcccagccaatgggagctgcgggaagccccCCACTGCTCTAGAGCGTCATTGAGTGGGATGACTAATGTAGAAGTCAGAAAGCACTttcaattctcctctcacttgcacTATGGTAAATCAGGATTAACCCCACTAAAACCAgcataagtgaaaggagaatcaggccttttaaATTTTACAGTCAGGTGACATTTAACAGTATATTAACCTTGGCATCTTTGACTATTAATGTGGTTTATAGCAGTACATCTACAGAAATTGGATATATTTCACTACAGCACAGTAAGATTTGTTTTGAAATACAGTTGAAATAAATCTATTCTACCTAATTTCTTATACCA includes the following:
- the LOC120403084 gene encoding uncharacterized protein LOC120403084 produces the protein MRHWNKQPLRRDPATAVAGSVVSPRPVRVQTVLPSMFDAGVGIMQSWFCACFDSSWVLYTCILLVLVIWVAMATQHSFSWRSRMALLVSRLRWRGTEDEGEGAKKQWVKQPRDRLCRDPPHRARQAARRSSIRQLLCDNSDCALCNEAAWQAERLVYADRASAWVPAGPGSPPAPASCSKGSVELNVRHKHIQYLWALPTLYAESLAKMVPCPPVPPTPLLPLGVAIEFCPLETPFMAPEGRELLERHVLKKRLQHEWGLPGLVRRSLRCFMPPTRPRPKGSDRPAAMELRVSSRAPPIPLATKRELEAQIRRRVAERRWGLPRRVQESLWGFMLPTTAAPGTHPDTQGRRASRPLRGLSARRAPRESPSRAAPVGPTAVAVSLARPLGTAWRQQLSRDTCHQLLERHVTRKNIEIRLGLIPRRAQQSQEAARRVGKLPLPRLIRPGQRSLELRPRELLFLEQAASDHLELNLLHKHLSFRWGLPTLYRQSLAKLFHAGPSPAPPPSSSRTAGAEFTEQELTFLPPGAREELELHVRKKRLQHEWGLPLIIHKSMRGLMAAPPRPGQPKAPPPADEDVAVLQPELFFLREGSRRELELSLRKRLMHRRWGLPRRIQESVRLLQPASAPAEFRPRSRTEKDAEGPFLLPWHKSTVHLERGMGKARRAVAAPHQRLSLGRDAQERLQIHVAKKCVEIRLGAVPTAVRRSWQRLHLVSRLPLPKLIPAGDRPPKARNPLLPFVHPVGVCHLELNVQHKHLTALWGLGTLYTQSLSRMVPRAPPGPVPPREAEVEFWAREALFLGPEAREALELHVRKKRLQHEWGLPLIVQKAMRSLMAAAPHPGQPKAPPPADGDVAVLQPELFFLREGSRRELELSLRKRLMHRRWGLPRRIQESVRLLQPASAPAEFRPRSRTEKDTEGPFLLPWHKSTVHLERGVGKARRVVAAPHPRLSLGRDAQERLQIHVAKKCVEMRLGAVPAAVRRSWQRLHLVSRLPLPKLIPAGDRAPKARNPLLPFVHPVGVCHLELNVQHKHLTALWGLGTLYTQSLSRMVPRAPPGPVPPREAEVEFWAREALFLGPEAREALELHVRKKRLQHEWGFPALIERSLRAFVPEPPLPGPTAARQRAELHVLILGQETSLMDGDTRGHLERHLRKMTLQRRWGLPRRIQESLRLFAATALPAGPQLPGAGGERGVGQSRLRPSQPDVPAGSRLAGDSRTHGLAAERRDKLQRHLARKCLEIRLGVRPALVKRSQRVARDGERIRLPRLICAGQKPPKPRGGSLLCLPPTAVNTLDMNVRHKQLVHFWGLPTLQAASLQRMMPKAPAVPLGRAAGRARIQMGLAGRIGAEEPERNGYKEPPLVTGPPLITAEARDHLESHILRKKLQHEWGLPRVVLRSLGAFTPSPPGRGPPRQAQAPASESVTTGSLLFLHTETREHLESHVRKLALERRWGLPKRILESLQMFLPPAQPGAEPRGQTQPLLQVSPTPPQGPTALCMGQLEELQPGPGEPLTHRSQHWLEMGVKEGKASCSEAVSQHTLGSSSRRSQETSKMSNKEGPPSLITPSL